In a single window of the Pseudogemmatithrix spongiicola genome:
- the purM gene encoding phosphoribosylformylglycinamidine cyclo-ligase: protein MSADEKLTYASAGVDIDAADDSKHRIKKLVESTFTAGARGAFGGFGGMFRVPEGAKKPLLVASADGVGTKIKTAIEADRHDTIGHCLVNHCVNDILVQGAKPLFFLDYVAFGKLIPSVVEGVVAGVSAGCRENGASLIGGETAEMPGVYTPPDYDLAGFIVGWVEEDQVITSAGVKDGDVLVGLGSTGLHTNGYSLARRIVAERLKLGPHDVFPEHGGKSVADVMLAVHRSYLPILGGALGRIHAMAHITGGGIPGNLDRALPSHCDAVVDTTSWEIPALFRVLEEAGQVDRAEMYRAFNMGVGMIVITDTAGASYIRDLASQAGVANWTIGHIRPGTGRVHLV, encoded by the coding sequence GTGAGCGCCGACGAGAAGCTGACCTACGCGAGCGCCGGCGTCGACATCGACGCCGCGGACGACTCCAAACACCGCATCAAGAAGCTCGTCGAGAGCACCTTCACGGCGGGCGCACGCGGCGCGTTTGGCGGCTTCGGCGGCATGTTCCGCGTGCCCGAGGGCGCCAAGAAGCCGCTGCTCGTCGCCAGCGCCGACGGCGTGGGCACGAAGATCAAGACCGCCATCGAGGCCGATCGCCACGACACCATCGGGCACTGCCTCGTCAACCACTGCGTCAACGACATCCTGGTGCAGGGGGCGAAGCCGCTGTTCTTCCTCGACTATGTCGCCTTCGGCAAGCTGATTCCCAGCGTCGTCGAGGGCGTCGTGGCCGGCGTGAGCGCGGGATGCCGGGAGAACGGCGCGTCGCTCATCGGCGGTGAGACGGCCGAGATGCCGGGCGTGTACACGCCGCCCGACTATGACCTCGCGGGCTTCATCGTGGGCTGGGTGGAAGAGGACCAGGTGATCACCAGCGCCGGCGTGAAGGACGGCGATGTGCTGGTGGGGCTCGGCAGCACAGGCCTGCACACGAATGGCTACTCGTTGGCGCGCCGCATCGTCGCCGAGCGACTCAAGCTCGGGCCGCACGACGTGTTCCCGGAGCACGGCGGCAAGTCGGTCGCCGACGTGATGCTCGCCGTGCACCGCTCGTACCTGCCGATCCTCGGCGGCGCGCTCGGACGCATCCACGCGATGGCACACATCACCGGTGGGGGAATCCCCGGCAATCTCGATCGGGCGCTGCCGTCACATTGTGATGCAGTCGTCGACACGACGAGCTGGGAGATTCCAGCCTTGTTCCGGGTACTCGAAGAGGCGGGCCAGGTGGATCGTGCCGAGATGTACCGCGCCTTCAACATGGGCGTCGGCATGATTGTGATTACCGACACAGCTGGCGCGTCCTATATACGCGACCTTGCGTCGCAGGCCGGGGTCGCCAACTGGACCATCGGCCACATCCGTCCCGGCACGGGGCGGGTTCACCTCGTTTAA
- a CDS encoding FmdB family zinc ribbon protein: MPTYEYRCPEGHESEDFVLKISDAKPEIPCATCGAVASRRMSAGSGLLFKGSGFYITDYGKDGKKDLREKQQKAAAKPADSAGAAAPASAGAAPAAAPSASTPSSGSSGTSSAS, translated from the coding sequence ATGCCGACCTACGAGTACCGCTGCCCCGAAGGGCACGAGTCCGAGGACTTCGTCCTCAAGATCAGCGATGCCAAGCCTGAGATCCCCTGCGCCACCTGCGGCGCCGTGGCCTCGCGCCGCATGAGCGCGGGCTCGGGGCTGCTCTTCAAGGGCTCGGGCTTCTACATCACGGACTACGGCAAGGACGGCAAGAAGGACCTGCGCGAGAAGCAGCAGAAGGCGGCCGCGAAGCCGGCAGACAGCGCGGGGGCTGCGGCCCCAGCGTCGGCCGGCGCTGCGCCGGCAGCGGCGCCTTCGGCATCGACCCCGAGCAGCGGCAGCAGCGGCACGAGCTCGGCCTCGTGA
- a CDS encoding riboflavin synthase has product MFTGLITAVGEVTAVSQTEAGRELVIAARYEGLTLGESIACSGVCLTVRDFAAGQFTVGAVVTTLDRTHIGAWRVGTKLNLERAMALGDRLGGHIVQGHVDGVGVVERAERRDDAWIVDVRVPDDIDELLVPRGSIAVDGVSLTVVELPAPNLMRLSIIEHTMRHTTLGSLRAGHRVHLEGDILAKHLKRLAAPLLKS; this is encoded by the coding sequence ATGTTCACTGGTCTCATCACAGCGGTTGGCGAAGTCACGGCGGTCTCCCAGACGGAGGCCGGCCGCGAACTCGTGATTGCCGCGCGGTACGAGGGGCTCACGCTGGGCGAGAGCATCGCGTGCAGCGGGGTGTGCCTCACGGTGCGCGACTTCGCAGCCGGGCAGTTCACGGTGGGCGCCGTGGTGACCACGCTCGACCGCACGCACATCGGTGCGTGGCGTGTGGGGACCAAGCTGAACCTCGAGCGTGCGATGGCCCTCGGCGATCGCCTCGGCGGCCACATCGTCCAGGGGCATGTGGACGGCGTCGGCGTGGTGGAGCGCGCCGAGCGGCGGGACGATGCGTGGATCGTCGATGTGCGCGTGCCCGACGACATCGACGAACTGCTCGTGCCGCGCGGCTCGATCGCCGTGGATGGCGTGAGCCTCACCGTCGTCGAACTGCCGGCGCCGAATCTCATGCGGCTCAGCATCATCGAACACACGATGCGCCACACCACCCTCGGGAGCCTGCGCGCGGGCCACCGGGTTCATCTGGAAGGCGACATCCTTGCCAAGCACCTCAAGCGCCTCGCGGCGCCCTTACTCAAGAGTTGA
- the nusB gene encoding transcription antitermination factor NusB, with protein MARIETRGRARALQALYAWDVRKDDVPLPRVAQLVWDDLGTAPEERAFAHALIQLIDADRANMDAELSEVTTNWRLERLGHIERCVLRLGAAELTQGGTPPRVVIQECVRLAERFGSGQSARFVNGVLDALARRMGRLS; from the coding sequence ATGGCGCGCATCGAGACGCGCGGCCGCGCCCGCGCCCTGCAGGCGCTCTACGCCTGGGACGTCCGCAAGGACGACGTGCCGTTGCCGAGGGTTGCGCAACTGGTGTGGGACGACCTCGGCACGGCGCCGGAGGAGCGCGCCTTTGCGCATGCGCTCATTCAGCTCATCGACGCCGATCGCGCGAACATGGACGCCGAGCTCTCCGAGGTCACGACCAACTGGCGGCTCGAGCGCTTGGGCCACATCGAACGCTGCGTGCTGCGCCTTGGCGCCGCCGAGTTGACGCAGGGCGGGACGCCGCCGCGCGTCGTGATCCAAGAATGCGTGCGGCTCGCCGAGCGCTTCGGGTCGGGCCAGAGCGCGCGCTTCGTGAACGGCGTGCTCGATGCCTTGGCCCGCAGGATGGGCCGGCTGTCTTGA
- the ribH gene encoding 6,7-dimethyl-8-ribityllumazine synthase: MAEFIGVPSAEGRRVVIVASRFNEHITQKLADGALDCCLKHGGRLEDVDQIWVPGAWELPPAVMKALQTERYDCVVAVGAVVRGETPHFDFVAGEANRGLALLQGEFGVPIGLGLLTTDTMQQAEDRAGGVHGNKGWDAALAALEMADLFGRLDLMNDAEG, from the coding sequence ATGGCCGAGTTCATCGGAGTGCCGAGCGCCGAGGGCCGGCGCGTCGTCATCGTCGCCAGCCGCTTCAACGAGCACATCACGCAGAAGCTCGCCGACGGCGCGCTGGATTGCTGCCTCAAGCACGGGGGCCGGCTCGAGGACGTCGACCAGATCTGGGTGCCCGGCGCCTGGGAACTGCCGCCGGCGGTCATGAAGGCGCTGCAGACGGAGCGCTATGATTGCGTCGTCGCCGTCGGCGCCGTCGTGCGCGGCGAAACGCCGCACTTCGACTTCGTCGCCGGGGAAGCGAACCGCGGGCTCGCGCTGCTGCAGGGCGAGTTCGGCGTGCCCATCGGCCTCGGTCTGCTCACCACCGACACCATGCAGCAGGCGGAGGACCGGGCCGGCGGTGTGCATGGCAACAAGGGCTGGGACGCGGCGCTGGCGGCGCTCGAGATGGCCGATCTGTTCGGTCGCCTCGACCTCATGAACGACGCGGAGGGCTGA
- the ribD gene encoding bifunctional diaminohydroxyphosphoribosylaminopyrimidine deaminase/5-amino-6-(5-phosphoribosylamino)uracil reductase RibD, with the protein MTPADAAQDAAFMRRALDLARRGWGQTAPNPMVGAVVVRDGEVIAEGFHARFGGPHAEAAALAALPKKGARDAVVYVTLEPCAHHGKTPPCADALIKAKVRRVVIACTDPNPVAAGGIVKLRSAGIEVDVGIEQQAAEELNAPFLRAARRRDRPFITLKLALSAEGAIARADGRQQWLTGPQAKREVHRLRAGADAILVGIGTVLADDPALTVREWPEPRVAPWRLVLDRRARLPLTSQLVKTAREVAVGVLAERPDPSTMAALTAAGVEVSVAPDLGGHLRALRSRGVQHILAEPGDRVATALLEGGFVDRLIIFRTSVPLGPDTLAAVGKVLPPVEGGAGWSVLAEQDLGADRMTIYRNDAPR; encoded by the coding sequence ATGACTCCAGCGGACGCCGCGCAGGACGCGGCCTTCATGCGCCGCGCGCTCGACCTGGCGCGGCGCGGCTGGGGCCAGACGGCGCCGAACCCCATGGTCGGCGCCGTTGTCGTTCGCGACGGCGAAGTCATCGCGGAAGGCTTTCACGCGCGCTTTGGGGGGCCGCACGCCGAGGCCGCCGCGCTTGCGGCGCTGCCGAAGAAGGGTGCGCGCGACGCCGTCGTGTACGTCACGCTCGAACCGTGCGCGCATCACGGCAAGACGCCGCCCTGTGCCGACGCCCTGATCAAGGCGAAGGTGCGCCGCGTCGTCATCGCCTGCACGGATCCGAATCCGGTGGCGGCGGGCGGCATCGTGAAGCTGCGAAGCGCCGGTATCGAGGTCGATGTGGGCATCGAGCAACAGGCCGCCGAGGAGCTCAACGCGCCGTTTCTCCGCGCGGCGAGGCGCCGCGACCGTCCCTTCATCACGCTCAAGCTCGCGCTCTCGGCAGAGGGAGCGATCGCGCGGGCGGACGGCCGCCAGCAGTGGCTCACGGGCCCCCAGGCCAAGCGGGAGGTGCACCGCCTGCGCGCCGGGGCGGATGCCATCCTGGTCGGCATTGGCACGGTGTTGGCCGACGATCCCGCGCTCACCGTGCGCGAGTGGCCGGAACCGCGCGTCGCGCCGTGGCGCTTGGTCCTCGACCGGCGCGCTCGCTTGCCTCTGACGAGCCAGCTCGTGAAGACGGCGCGGGAGGTGGCGGTGGGCGTACTGGCTGAGCGCCCGGACCCGTCGACGATGGCGGCACTCACGGCGGCGGGGGTGGAGGTGAGCGTCGCGCCCGATCTCGGGGGACACCTGCGGGCCCTCCGCAGCCGGGGCGTCCAGCACATCCTCGCCGAGCCCGGCGACCGTGTGGCCACGGCCCTGCTGGAGGGCGGATTCGTGGACCGCCTGATTATCTTTCGGACGTCGGTCCCGCTGGGGCCTGACACCCTCGCCGCGGTCGGGAAGGTCCTGCCGCCGGTCGAGGGGGGCGCGGGGTGGTCGGTGCTCGCCGAACAGGATCTCGGCGCGGACCGCATGACCATCTACCGGAACGACGCGCCTCGCTGA
- a CDS encoding glycosyltransferase family 4 protein produces the protein MKICAVNWQDLENPLGGGAETHLHEILERLASYGHEVVLLCGGWPGCPPRATRHGVEIHRVGTRQTFALLARGYWERELADRGFDVLYEDINKMPLFTTRWSGPQRVVVVVPHLFGGAAFQELNPVLAAAVWLSERPIPWLYRGVPFQAISESTADDLVARGIRRELVKVIPPGVSFDHYTPDAAGRAATPTIAYLGRLKKYKGVDLVIRALAQMRHSETVLEIAGAGDYRPALERLVDSLALRERVRFLGFVTEAEKLALLRRAWVVSLASPKEGWGLTNVEAEACGTPVVASNSPGIRESVRDGDTGYLVPHGDIAAMAAAYDRLAGDPALVASMGAKARAFAESFTWERCARETDAHLRSVITPGGRT, from the coding sequence TTGAAGATCTGCGCGGTCAACTGGCAGGACCTCGAGAATCCGCTGGGTGGGGGCGCCGAAACGCACCTGCATGAGATCCTCGAGCGTCTGGCGTCCTACGGCCATGAGGTCGTGTTGCTCTGCGGCGGCTGGCCCGGCTGTCCGCCGCGCGCCACGCGCCACGGCGTCGAGATCCATCGCGTGGGCACGCGGCAGACCTTCGCGCTGCTCGCCCGCGGGTACTGGGAGCGTGAACTCGCCGATCGCGGCTTCGATGTGCTGTACGAGGACATCAACAAGATGCCGCTGTTCACCACGCGGTGGAGCGGGCCGCAGCGCGTGGTCGTCGTGGTGCCGCACCTCTTCGGCGGCGCGGCATTCCAGGAGCTGAATCCCGTCCTCGCCGCGGCCGTGTGGCTGTCCGAGCGCCCGATTCCCTGGTTGTACCGTGGCGTGCCGTTCCAGGCGATCAGCGAGAGCACCGCGGACGACCTCGTGGCGCGTGGCATCCGTCGCGAGCTCGTGAAGGTCATCCCGCCGGGCGTCAGCTTCGACCACTACACGCCGGACGCGGCGGGTCGCGCCGCGACGCCGACGATCGCCTATCTCGGGCGGCTCAAGAAGTACAAAGGCGTGGATCTCGTCATCCGGGCGCTGGCCCAGATGCGGCACTCCGAGACCGTGCTCGAGATCGCCGGGGCGGGGGACTACCGGCCCGCCTTGGAGCGGCTGGTCGACTCGCTTGCCCTGCGCGAGCGCGTGCGTTTTCTTGGCTTTGTGACCGAAGCGGAAAAGCTGGCGCTCCTGCGTCGCGCCTGGGTCGTGTCGTTGGCCTCGCCCAAGGAGGGCTGGGGCCTCACGAACGTGGAAGCGGAGGCGTGTGGGACGCCGGTCGTCGCGTCCAATTCGCCCGGCATCCGCGAGTCCGTGCGTGACGGCGACACGGGCTACTTGGTCCCGCACGGCGACATCGCCGCCATGGCCGCGGCGTACGATCGGCTCGCCGGCGATCCGGCACTGGTGGCATCGATGGGCGCGAAGGCACGGGCCTTCGCGGAATCCTTCACCTGGGAGCGCTGCGCCCGCGAGACGGACGCCCACTTGCGCTCGGTGATCACACCCGGAGGACGGACCTAG
- a CDS encoding PfkB family carbohydrate kinase, producing the protein MSVLVVGSVALDSVETPFGKADEVLGGSANYFAASASHQTPVQLVGVVGSDYPMEKLEPLKARGIDFAGLETAQGESFRWRGRYRHDLNSAETLETRLGVFSHFRPKIPAQFRSADFVFLANIDPRLQLEVLGQVERPKLVACDTMNFWIESRRADLLELIGKVDLITLNDGEARQLTEKANLVHAAKWILDRGPKTVLIKKGEHGAFMFTQSSVFFAPAYPLESVFDPTGAGDSFAGGFMGWLARTGDLSEANMRRAVIVGSAMGSFVVEGFSLKRLLEISREDIEKRVADFHQLVTFDQALNA; encoded by the coding sequence ATGAGCGTGCTTGTCGTCGGTTCCGTCGCCCTCGATTCCGTCGAGACTCCATTCGGCAAGGCCGATGAAGTCCTCGGCGGCTCCGCCAACTACTTCGCCGCCTCGGCGTCGCATCAGACGCCCGTGCAGCTCGTCGGCGTCGTCGGCAGCGACTACCCGATGGAGAAGCTCGAGCCGCTGAAGGCGCGCGGCATCGACTTCGCCGGACTCGAGACTGCGCAGGGCGAGTCCTTCCGCTGGCGCGGGCGGTATCGCCACGACCTCAACTCCGCCGAGACGCTCGAGACGCGCCTCGGGGTGTTCTCGCACTTCCGCCCGAAGATCCCCGCGCAGTTCCGCAGCGCCGACTTCGTGTTCCTGGCGAACATCGACCCGCGCCTCCAGCTCGAAGTCCTCGGCCAGGTCGAGCGCCCCAAGCTCGTCGCCTGCGATACCATGAACTTCTGGATCGAGTCGCGCCGCGCCGACTTGCTCGAGCTCATCGGCAAGGTCGACCTGATCACGCTCAACGACGGCGAGGCGCGCCAGCTCACCGAGAAGGCCAACCTCGTGCACGCGGCCAAGTGGATCCTCGACCGCGGCCCGAAGACGGTGCTCATCAAGAAGGGTGAGCACGGCGCCTTCATGTTCACGCAGTCGAGCGTCTTCTTCGCGCCGGCGTATCCGCTCGAGAGCGTGTTCGACCCCACGGGCGCGGGCGACTCGTTCGCCGGCGGCTTCATGGGCTGGCTCGCCCGCACGGGCGACCTGAGCGAGGCGAACATGCGCCGGGCCGTCATCGTCGGTTCGGCCATGGGCTCCTTCGTCGTCGAAGGCTTCTCGCTCAAGCGGCTGCTCGAGATCTCGCGCGAGGACATCGAGAAGCGCGTCGCCGATTTCCACCAGCTGGTGACCTTCGACCAGGCCCTGAACGCGTGA
- a CDS encoding acyl-CoA mutase large subunit family protein — MSEAKKGGAKAAPAEAFSPSGIPIAPVYRPADADARYAEQLGEPGQFPFTRGVQPTMYRGRLWTMRQYAGFGTAQETNARFKLLLEAGQTGISTAFDLPTQMGLDSDSPRALGEVGRVGVAIDSVEDMHALLADLPLDKVSTSMTINATASVLLAMYVVVAEERGIPRGKLSGTIQNDILKEYIARGTYVFPPEPSLALIAETFRFCATEVPSWNPISISGYHIREAGATAVQELAFTFANALAYVQRAVDAGLRVDDFAPRLSFFFACHNDLFEEVAKFRAARRIWARLMRERFGANDASCKLRFHTQTGGVTLMAQQPLNNVVRVAVQTLAATLGGTQSLHTNGYDEALALPTAEAATLALRTQQIVAYESGVAQTVDPLAGSYYVESLTDEVERRAVELLGKVEALGGSSAAIDARFFQEEIGRSAYEFQLAVENGSTVLVGVNKFADGEEPPIIPAPNYAELEKGQRERLAAVRAGRDAAAVAKALDAIRAAAPAYAQAAASRGPLMPLIIDAVKARATVGEISNLLRDVWGEYRPS, encoded by the coding sequence GTGAGCGAGGCGAAGAAGGGCGGCGCGAAGGCCGCTCCGGCTGAGGCGTTCTCGCCGAGCGGGATTCCCATCGCACCGGTGTACCGTCCGGCGGACGCGGATGCCCGCTACGCCGAGCAGCTCGGTGAACCGGGGCAGTTCCCGTTCACGCGTGGCGTGCAGCCGACGATGTATCGCGGCCGGCTCTGGACGATGCGCCAGTACGCCGGCTTCGGCACGGCGCAGGAGACGAACGCGCGGTTCAAGCTGCTGCTGGAGGCGGGGCAGACCGGCATCTCGACGGCCTTCGACCTGCCGACGCAGATGGGGCTCGACTCCGATTCGCCGCGCGCCCTCGGCGAGGTCGGTCGGGTCGGTGTCGCCATCGACAGCGTCGAGGACATGCACGCGCTGCTTGCCGACCTGCCCCTCGACAAGGTCTCGACCTCGATGACGATCAACGCGACGGCCAGCGTGCTGCTCGCGATGTACGTGGTCGTCGCGGAGGAGCGGGGCATCCCGCGCGGGAAACTCAGCGGCACCATCCAGAACGACATCCTCAAGGAGTACATCGCGCGCGGCACCTACGTGTTCCCGCCGGAGCCGTCGTTGGCCTTGATCGCCGAGACCTTCCGGTTCTGCGCCACGGAGGTGCCGAGCTGGAATCCCATCTCGATCTCGGGCTATCACATCCGCGAAGCGGGGGCGACGGCGGTGCAGGAGCTGGCGTTCACCTTTGCGAACGCGTTGGCCTACGTGCAGCGCGCCGTGGACGCCGGGCTCAGGGTGGACGACTTCGCGCCGCGGCTCAGCTTCTTCTTCGCCTGCCACAACGACCTCTTCGAGGAAGTCGCCAAGTTCCGCGCTGCACGCCGCATCTGGGCGCGGCTCATGCGCGAGCGCTTCGGCGCGAACGATGCCTCATGCAAGCTGCGCTTCCACACGCAGACGGGTGGGGTGACGCTCATGGCGCAGCAGCCGCTGAACAACGTGGTGCGAGTCGCGGTGCAGACGCTGGCCGCCACGCTCGGCGGCACGCAGTCGCTGCACACCAACGGATACGATGAAGCGCTGGCGCTGCCCACGGCCGAGGCCGCCACGCTGGCGCTGCGCACGCAGCAGATCGTCGCGTACGAGAGCGGCGTGGCGCAGACGGTGGATCCGCTGGCCGGCAGCTATTACGTCGAGTCGCTGACGGACGAGGTGGAACGCCGCGCGGTCGAGTTGCTCGGCAAGGTCGAGGCGCTGGGTGGCAGCTCGGCCGCCATCGACGCGCGATTCTTCCAGGAGGAGATCGGCCGCTCGGCCTACGAGTTCCAGCTCGCGGTTGAGAACGGCAGCACGGTGCTCGTCGGCGTAAACAAGTTCGCCGATGGCGAGGAGCCGCCGATCATCCCGGCGCCGAACTACGCCGAGTTGGAGAAGGGCCAGCGCGAGCGGCTCGCGGCAGTGAGGGCCGGGCGCGATGCGGCGGCGGTCGCGAAGGCGCTCGACGCCATTCGCGCGGCGGCGCCTGCGTACGCGCAGGCGGCCGCCAGTCGCGGGCCGCTGATGCCGCTGATCATCGATGCCGTGAAGGCCCGTGCGACCGTGGGCGAGATTTCCAACTTGCTGCGCGACGTGTGGGGCGAGTACCGGCCGTCGTAA
- a CDS encoding bifunctional 3,4-dihydroxy-2-butanone-4-phosphate synthase/GTP cyclohydrolase II has product MFGTIEQAIADLQDGKFVVVADDEDRENEGDLIGAAEHITPAMVNFLMQAKGMICVALSPARVEALNLEMMGSENTDALRTAYTVTVDAAARHGVTTGISASDQATTIRLLADPASAPSDLRRPGHVHPLRAREGGVLQRVGHTEAAVDLMRLAGLQPAGVICEILKADGSTAKRPDLEAFAKEHGLTFITVAQLVAYRLQHERLVHREAEARLPTEFGEFRLVGYRNDVDAREHVALVYGDVDAGENVLVRMHSKCLTGDTFHSLRCDCHWQLHEAMRLVVEAGKGVIVYLDQEGRGIGLLNKLKAYQLQDEGADTVEANERLGFAPDLRNYGIGAQILLDLGLKSIRPITNNPKKLVGLEGYGLALGERVPIISPTNGENAEYLETKRTKLGHLRAV; this is encoded by the coding sequence ATGTTCGGGACGATCGAACAGGCCATCGCCGATCTGCAGGACGGCAAGTTCGTCGTCGTCGCAGACGACGAGGATCGCGAGAACGAAGGCGACCTCATCGGCGCGGCGGAGCACATCACGCCGGCGATGGTCAATTTCCTCATGCAGGCCAAGGGCATGATCTGCGTCGCGCTGAGTCCCGCGCGCGTCGAGGCCCTGAACCTCGAGATGATGGGCTCGGAGAACACCGACGCGCTGCGCACGGCGTACACGGTGACCGTGGATGCGGCGGCGCGCCACGGCGTCACGACGGGCATCAGTGCCAGCGACCAAGCCACGACCATCCGCCTGCTGGCCGATCCGGCGAGCGCGCCGAGCGACCTGCGCCGGCCCGGCCACGTGCATCCGCTCCGGGCGCGCGAAGGCGGCGTGCTCCAGCGCGTCGGCCACACCGAGGCCGCCGTGGACCTCATGCGCCTGGCCGGCCTGCAGCCCGCCGGCGTCATCTGCGAGATCCTCAAGGCGGATGGCTCCACCGCGAAGCGTCCGGACCTCGAGGCCTTCGCCAAGGAACACGGGCTGACGTTCATCACCGTCGCGCAGCTCGTCGCGTACCGGCTGCAGCATGAGCGCCTCGTGCATCGCGAAGCCGAGGCCCGCCTGCCGACCGAGTTCGGCGAGTTCCGGCTGGTCGGCTACCGCAACGACGTCGACGCGCGTGAGCATGTGGCGCTGGTCTACGGCGACGTCGACGCCGGCGAGAACGTCCTCGTGCGCATGCACTCGAAGTGCCTCACCGGCGACACCTTCCACTCGCTGCGCTGCGATTGCCATTGGCAGCTGCACGAGGCCATGCGCCTCGTCGTCGAAGCGGGCAAGGGCGTCATCGTGTACCTCGACCAGGAAGGCCGCGGCATCGGGCTGCTCAACAAGCTCAAGGCCTATCAGCTGCAGGACGAAGGCGCGGACACCGTCGAGGCGAACGAGCGGCTGGGCTTCGCGCCGGACCTGCGCAACTACGGCATCGGCGCGCAGATCCTGCTCGACCTCGGGCTCAAGTCGATCCGTCCGATCACGAACAATCCCAAGAAGCTCGTCGGGCTCGAAGGCTATGGCCTCGCCCTCGGCGAACGCGTGCCGATCATCTCGCCGACGAACGGCGAGAACGCCGAATATCTCGAGACCAAGCGCACGAAGCTCGGTCACCTGCGGGCGGTCTGA
- the argS gene encoding arginine--tRNA ligase, translated as MTALEPLRDALVRAAVALGAPADTKVHLERPRDPAHGDWATNLAMTLAKPLGKKPRDIADALVATLDRKAAGVSDISVAGPGFINIRLDTADLAAGVAKILAAGETWGRGTAGAGKPVVVEFVSANPTGPLHVGHGRQAALGDAIAALLASQGWKVQREFYYNDAGVQIANLARSVQARLQEFAGDSVVIPEGGYHGEYIREIASRYATEFPDDRRGHDLEQVRQVAVRELRKEQDLDLRAFGVQFDVYYLESSLYTDGLVEKTVAQLQASGHTFEEGGALWLRSTEFGDDKDRVMRKSDGTYTYFVPDVAYHVTKFQRGFTRAINVQGADHHGTTARVRAGLQALEMGIPQGYPEYVLHQMVTVMRSGEEVKISKRAGSYVTVRDLIDEVGRDAVRYFFLMRKGDSQLVFDVDLARSQSEENPVYYIQMAHARVCGIFRVGEIQQDRITGEGVNWAVIDTPEERELVKAILDWPAFVAGAAENLEPHRIANWLLETARLVHTWYHKHHVLGEAPEVMQARLALAKAVRITLANGLGLLGIAAPERM; from the coding sequence GTGACCGCACTCGAACCGCTCCGCGACGCGCTCGTGCGCGCCGCCGTCGCCCTCGGCGCGCCAGCAGATACCAAGGTCCACCTCGAGCGCCCGCGCGATCCCGCGCACGGGGATTGGGCCACGAACCTCGCGATGACGCTGGCGAAGCCGCTCGGCAAGAAGCCGCGCGACATCGCCGACGCGCTGGTCGCCACGCTCGACCGCAAGGCGGCGGGCGTCTCCGACATCTCGGTTGCGGGTCCGGGTTTCATCAACATCCGTCTGGACACCGCGGATCTCGCAGCGGGCGTCGCGAAGATCCTCGCGGCCGGCGAGACCTGGGGACGCGGCACGGCGGGGGCAGGGAAGCCCGTCGTCGTCGAGTTCGTCTCGGCGAATCCGACGGGCCCCCTGCATGTGGGCCACGGCCGCCAAGCCGCGCTCGGCGATGCCATCGCGGCGCTGCTCGCCTCGCAGGGCTGGAAGGTGCAGCGCGAGTTCTACTACAACGACGCCGGCGTGCAGATCGCGAACCTCGCGCGCTCCGTGCAGGCGCGCCTGCAGGAGTTCGCCGGCGACTCCGTGGTGATTCCCGAGGGCGGCTATCACGGCGAGTACATCCGCGAGATCGCGTCGCGCTACGCGACGGAGTTTCCCGACGACCGTCGCGGGCACGATCTCGAGCAGGTGCGCCAGGTCGCGGTCCGCGAGTTGCGGAAGGAGCAGGACCTCGACCTCCGCGCCTTCGGCGTGCAGTTCGATGTCTACTACCTCGAGAGCTCGCTGTACACGGACGGGTTGGTCGAGAAGACGGTCGCGCAGTTGCAGGCCAGCGGCCACACCTTCGAAGAGGGTGGGGCACTTTGGCTGCGCAGCACCGAGTTCGGCGACGACAAGGACCGCGTGATGCGGAAGTCGGATGGCACGTACACGTACTTCGTGCCCGACGTCGCGTATCACGTGACGAAGTTCCAGCGCGGCTTCACGCGGGCCATCAACGTGCAGGGCGCCGACCATCACGGCACCACGGCCCGCGTCCGCGCGGGGCTGCAGGCGCTGGAGATGGGCATCCCGCAGGGGTATCCGGAGTACGTGCTGCACCAGATGGTCACGGTGATGCGCAGCGGCGAGGAGGTGAAGATCTCCAAGCGTGCCGGCAGCTACGTGACGGTGCGCGACCTCATCGACGAAGTCGGTCGCGACGCGGTGCGCTACTTCTTCCTCATGCGGAAGGGCGACAGCCAGCTGGTGTTCGACGTGGATCTCGCGCGCTCGCAGAGCGAGGAGAACCCGGTCTACTACATCCAGATGGCCCACGCGCGCGTCTGCGGCATCTTCCGCGTCGGCGAGATCCAGCAGGACCGCATCACGGGCGAGGGCGTCAACTGGGCCGTGATCGATACGCCCGAAGAGCGCGAACTCGTGAAGGCGATCCTCGACTGGCCGGCCTTCGTGGCGGGCGCCGCCGAGAACCTCGAGCCGCACCGCATCGCGAATTGGCTGCTCGAAACGGCGCGGCTCGTGCACACCTGGTACCACAAGCACCACGTCCTCGGAGAGGCGCCGGAGGTCATGCAGGCCCGGCTCGCCCTCGCCAAGGCCGTGCGCATCACCCTCGCCAACGGGCTCGGCCTGCTCGGCATCGCCGCGCCCGAGCGGATGTAG